One part of the Frankiaceae bacterium genome encodes these proteins:
- a CDS encoding D-alanine--D-alanine ligase family protein — protein sequence MTGPSEAPRRIRLAVVFGGRSTEHGVSCVSAGSVLAAVDRDRYDVVPVGISREGRWVLAADDQDRLAISGDRLPEVEDSASAVVLSGDPTQRGLAVHEPGKVPRELGEVDVVLPLLHGPYGEDGTLQGLLELAGVPYVGSGVLSSALCMDKAYMKAVLKAAGLPIGPYVVVRRGQPVEGLEYPLFVKPARGGSSLGISKVVDPSGLDAALEEAFGHDPKVVVEQMVHGRELECAVLEGDNGPETSLPAEIRVAGDWYDFEAKYLDDATEFDIPANVPPEVTAEVQALAARAFTALECAGLARVDFFLTDTGLVVNELNTMPGFTPQSMYPRMWAASGVTYPELVDRLVGLALKAGTGLR from the coding sequence ATGACCGGTCCGAGTGAAGCTCCCCGCCGCATCCGTCTCGCCGTCGTCTTCGGCGGACGAAGCACCGAGCATGGTGTCTCCTGCGTCTCGGCCGGCAGCGTCCTCGCGGCGGTCGACCGGGATCGCTACGACGTGGTCCCCGTGGGCATCTCCCGGGAGGGCCGGTGGGTGCTGGCCGCCGACGACCAGGACCGACTGGCGATCAGCGGCGACCGGTTGCCTGAGGTCGAGGACTCGGCCAGCGCCGTCGTGCTGTCGGGGGACCCGACCCAGCGCGGTCTGGCCGTGCACGAGCCCGGCAAGGTGCCCCGCGAGCTCGGCGAGGTCGATGTCGTCCTGCCGCTGCTGCACGGCCCGTACGGCGAGGACGGGACCCTGCAGGGCCTGCTCGAGCTGGCCGGGGTGCCGTACGTCGGCAGCGGCGTCCTCTCCTCCGCGCTGTGCATGGACAAGGCGTACATGAAGGCGGTGCTGAAGGCGGCGGGGCTGCCGATCGGGCCGTACGTCGTCGTGCGCCGCGGGCAGCCGGTGGAGGGGCTGGAGTACCCGCTGTTCGTGAAGCCCGCGCGCGGCGGGTCGAGCCTCGGCATCTCCAAGGTGGTCGACCCGAGCGGGCTCGACGCGGCGCTGGAGGAGGCGTTCGGGCACGACCCGAAGGTCGTCGTCGAGCAGATGGTCCACGGCCGCGAGCTGGAGTGCGCGGTGCTCGAAGGCGACAACGGCCCGGAGACGTCGCTGCCGGCGGAGATCCGCGTGGCGGGCGACTGGTACGACTTCGAGGCGAAGTACCTCGACGACGCGACGGAGTTCGACATCCCGGCGAACGTCCCGCCCGAGGTGACCGCGGAGGTGCAAGCGCTGGCGGCCAGGGCGTTCACGGCACTGGAGTGCGCCGGGCTGGCGCGCGTCGACTTCTTCCTCACCGACACCGGGCTCGTCGTCAACGAGCTCAACACCATGCCGGGCTTCACGCCCCAGTCGATGTACCCGCGCATGTGGGCGGCGAGCGGCGTGACGTACCCCGAGCTCGTGGACCGGCTCGTGGGCCTCGCGCTGAAGGCGGGAACGGGCCTCCGCTAG
- a CDS encoding DUF3515 domain-containing protein, producing the protein MRAAVVGFVSTAAVVLSGCGADDLPAVTVTAVPSPVSAACQRFAGKLPDDLGDDLPRRDTSPDAQGIAAYGDPPVVVRCGAPATTAYEQGKPLYDVNGVDWFAEEGPDAVTWSLPRAFVNVQVVIPRAWTGDRLSYLTEAVKATR; encoded by the coding sequence GTGCGCGCGGCGGTCGTCGGGTTCGTCTCGACGGCCGCCGTCGTGCTGTCCGGGTGCGGGGCCGACGACCTCCCCGCGGTGACCGTGACGGCCGTCCCCTCGCCGGTGTCCGCGGCCTGTCAGCGCTTCGCCGGCAAGCTCCCCGACGACCTCGGCGACGACCTGCCCCGCCGCGACACCTCACCCGACGCGCAGGGCATCGCGGCGTACGGCGACCCGCCGGTCGTGGTCCGCTGCGGCGCCCCGGCCACGACGGCGTACGAGCAGGGCAAGCCCCTCTACGACGTCAACGGCGTCGACTGGTTCGCCGAGGAGGGCCCCGACGCCGTGACGTGGTCGCTGCCGAGGGCGTTCGTCAACGTGCAGGTGGTCATCCCGCGCGCGTGGACGGGCGACCGGCTCTCGTACCTCACCGAGGCCGTCAAGGCCACGCGCTAG
- a CDS encoding Lrp/AsnC ligand binding domain-containing protein — translation MVQAYILIQTEVGKAALVAKAIQDIKGVTNAEDVTGPYDVIVRAEARNVDELGKLVVARVQSVDGITRTLTCPVVHL, via the coding sequence ATGGTGCAGGCCTACATCCTGATCCAGACCGAGGTCGGGAAGGCGGCCTTGGTCGCGAAGGCGATCCAGGACATCAAGGGCGTGACGAACGCCGAGGACGTCACCGGGCCGTACGACGTCATCGTGCGCGCCGAGGCGCGCAACGTCGACGAGCTCGGCAAGCTCGTGGTCGCGCGCGTGCAGTCGGTGGACGGGATCACCCGTACGCTGACCTGCCCGGTCGTCCACCTCTAG
- a CDS encoding thiamine-phosphate kinase encodes MGETLGETGEFGLIARVTTGRTYGPSVLLGPGDDAAVVAAPDGRVVATTDVLVEGRHFRLDWSAPYDVGRKAAAQNLADLAAMGARGVALLVGLGAPAGFPVADAEELAQGLADEAAVVGAYVVGGDVVASDAVFLAVTALGTLDGRAPVTRSGAREGDVLVVAGFLGGAAAGLAALRAGRTDLAAVSAQRVPEPPYDAGVALAEAGATSMIDVSDGLTGDLGHVAAASGVGFEVDVAALPWHPAVAEAAEALGVDPVEWVLGGGEDHALVATLPAPVAGWTVVGRAVAEPGIRWLGVGAVPASYDHFA; translated from the coding sequence ATGGGCGAGACGCTGGGCGAGACGGGCGAGTTCGGCCTGATCGCGCGCGTGACGACCGGGCGTACGTACGGCCCGTCCGTGCTCCTCGGTCCGGGTGACGACGCCGCCGTGGTGGCCGCTCCGGACGGCCGCGTGGTCGCCACGACGGACGTGCTCGTGGAGGGGCGGCACTTTCGCCTCGACTGGTCGGCGCCGTACGACGTCGGCCGCAAGGCCGCTGCCCAGAACCTCGCCGACCTCGCCGCCATGGGCGCCCGGGGGGTGGCTCTGCTCGTCGGCCTGGGCGCGCCGGCGGGCTTCCCCGTGGCGGACGCCGAGGAGCTGGCGCAGGGGCTCGCCGACGAGGCGGCTGTCGTGGGGGCGTACGTCGTCGGCGGCGACGTCGTGGCCTCGGACGCCGTCTTCCTGGCCGTGACGGCACTGGGGACGCTCGACGGCCGCGCGCCGGTGACGCGTTCCGGCGCGCGGGAGGGCGACGTGCTCGTCGTGGCCGGGTTCCTCGGGGGCGCGGCGGCGGGACTGGCGGCGCTGCGCGCGGGGCGTACGGACCTCGCCGCGGTCTCGGCACAGCGCGTGCCGGAGCCGCCGTACGACGCGGGGGTCGCCCTCGCGGAGGCCGGCGCGACGTCGATGATCGACGTCTCCGACGGCCTCACCGGCGACCTCGGGCACGTCGCGGCGGCGTCGGGGGTCGGCTTCGAGGTGGACGTGGCGGCGCTGCCGTGGCATCCGGCGGTCGCGGAGGCCGCCGAGGCGCTCGGCGTGGACCCCGTCGAGTGGGTGCTGGGGGGCGGGGAGGACCACGCGCTCGTGGCGACGCTGCCGGCTCCCGTGGCGGGGTGGACGGTCGTGGGGCGCGCCGTGGCGGAGCCGGGGATCAGGTGGCTGGGGGTGGGGGCCGTGCCGGCGTCGTACGACCACTTCGCGTGA